A genomic window from Triticum urartu cultivar G1812 chromosome 7, Tu2.1, whole genome shotgun sequence includes:
- the LOC125521589 gene encoding probable transcriptional regulator SLK3, with protein sequence MSGAPRSNLGLVPRDMNGSLPVSTTNSSGPSIGVSSLVTDGNSSLSGGAQFQQSTSMNADSFMRLPASPMSFSSNNISGSSVIDGSIMQQSPPQEQMQKRRASSVTSQPVIDAAAAFHAQKKPRVDIRQDDILQQQLIQQLLQGQSSLHFQGQHNPQLQALIRQHKLAQIQQQQQHQLSQQFPQHQHSQVGIPRQPQLRLPLAQPGIQLAGPVRTPVESGLCSRRLMQYLYHKRYRPDNNPITYWRKLIDEYFAPRSRERWCVSSYEKPGNTSAAIPQTSPGTWRCDICNTHSGKGYEATSEILPRLCQIRFDHGVKDEYLFLDMPNEFRLPNGLLLLEHTKVVQKSIYDHQHVTHEGQLRIIFTPELKIMSWEFCSRKHDEYVTRKFLTEQVTHMLRATQSYQATVTKNGPAGLSNDEAQKACNEFASASRQLAKNIDHHSLNEHGLSKRYVRCLQISEVVNHMKDLIEFSHKNKLGPIEGLKNYPKQTAGPKLTVQNLHDSKAVKTEMSPHVNNEVPGVGAISNNPQNPAAQSNYQHMLRSSSANQGLLQQEASQNAAAMNSYQNMFRSSSANQGLLQQEASQNAAALNNYQNMLRGSSPNQSLLQQEASSIFKGPTAVHSGIQLEASRSFRASQLGQFQHPMSFQQGMPQHQHNNFQGLGASPQFQQHVINQLLQEAKNTNSRALAHQHQQQQQQQHHQQQQHQQHHQQQQQQQQQQHQQQQQQQQQQQHQQQQQPQQQSPSTPNANGGLASGAAVTNSAASAEQAQHMNNSTAKGAAPMGMAGPSNLINSGAGLVQRSSSFKSVSSNPAASGGNAVATPKAESVHDMDDLEHLISHELVESGLFMGEQPGDGGFSWNI encoded by the exons ATGTCCGGGGCCCCACGCTCCAACCTTGGACTTGTTCCCAGGGACATGAATGGTAGCCTTCCAGTTAGTACTACAAATTCCTCTGGGCCAAGCATTGGTGTTAGCTCTTTGGTGACCGATGGCAACTCATCACTTTCTGGAGGCGCCCAGTTTCAGCAAAGTACGAGCATGAATGCTGATTCATTCATGCGCCTTCCTGCCTCTCCGATGTCGTTTTCGTCCAACAACATTTCTGGCTCTTCAGTCATTGATGGCTCCATCATGCAGCAAAGTCCACCCCAAGAGCAGATGCAGAAGCGGAGAGCATCTAGTGTAACATCACAACCTGTGATTGATGCTGCCGCTGCATTTCATGCTCAAAAGAAGCCAAGAGTTGATATTCGGCAAGATGATATCTTGCAACAACAGTTGATTCAACAGCTGCTCCAAGGTCAGAGTTCTCTTCATTTCCAGGGCCAACACAACCCACAGCTTCAAGCCTTGATCCGGCAGCACAAACTGGCACAAATTCAGCAACAACAGCAGCATCAATTATCGCAACAATTTCCTCAGCATCAACATTCTCAAGTTGGCATACCTCGGCAGCCACAGTTGAGGCTGCCGCTAGCACAGCCTGGAATTCAGCTAGCTGGACCTGTTAGGACTCCTGTCGAGAGTGGGCTTTGTTCTCGAAGGTTAATGCAGTATTTGTATCACAAGCGTTACCGGCCAGAT AATAATCCCATAACATACTGGAGGAAGCTCATTGATGAATATTTTGCACCACGATCAAGAGAGAGATGGTGTGTGTCATCATATGAAAAACCAGGAAATACCTCAGCTGCTATTCCACAGACATCCCCG GGTACATGGCGTTGTGATATTTGTAATACACATTCGGGGAAAGGATATG AGGCTACCTCTGAAATACTTCCTAGACTCTGTCAAATTAGATTTGACCATGGTGTTAAGGATGAATATCTATTCCTTGACATGCCGAACGAGTTCCGGTTGCCCAACGGACTGCTGCTCCTGGAGCATACTAAAGTTGTTCAGAAGAGCATCTACGACCACCAACATGTCACACACGAGGGACAACTGAGAATAATATTCACTCCAGAACTAAAG ATTATGTCCTGGGAGTTTTGTTCACGGAAACATGACGAGTATGTCACTCGCAAGTTTCTAACAGAGCAG GTTACACATATGCTGCGTGCTACCCAGAGTTATCAAGCTACTGTCACTAAAAATGGACCTGCTGGCCTATCAAACGATGAGGCACAAAAGGCTTGCAACGA GTTTGCATCAGCATCACGTCAACTAGCGAAAAATATTGATCACCACAGCCTAAATGAACATGGTCTTTCTAAAAGATATGTTCGCTGTTTGCAG ATATCAGAGGTGGTGAATCACATGAAGGATCTAATTGAGTTCAGCCACAAGAACAAGCTCGGCCCTATAG AGGGCCTGAAGAACTATCCCAAGCAAACTGCTGGACCAAAGCTCACGGTGCAGAATTTGCATGACTCAAAGGCAGTCAAAACAGAAATGAGCCCCCATGTGAATAACGAGGTTCCAGGTGTTGGAGCAATTAGTAATAATCCGCAGAATCCTGCAGCACAAAGCAATTACCAACATATGCTGAGAAGCTCAAGTGCAAATCAGGGTTTGCTGCAGCAGGAGGCATCACAGAATGCTGCGGCAATGAACAGTTACCAGAATATGTTCAGAAGCTCAAGCGCAAATCAGGGTTTGCTCCAGCAGGAGGCATCTCAGAATGCTGCCGCGCTAAATAATTACCAGAATATGCTTAGAGGCTCGAGCCCAAATCAAAGTTTGCTTCAGCAGGAGGCATCGAGTATCTTCAAAGGTCCTACAGCAGTGCACAGTGGCATTCAGCTGGAAGCATCTAGATCGTTCCGTGCGTCTCAGCTTGGGCAATTCCAGCATCCCATGTCATTCCAGCAAGGTATGCCCCAGCACCAGCATAACAATTTCCAAGGCCTGGGTGCTAGTCCACAATTCCAGCAGCATGTGATCAATCAGCTGCTGCAAGAAGCCAAGAATACCAATAGCCGCGCTCTTGCTCATCAgcatcagcagcagcagcagcagcaacaccATCAACAGCAGCAGCACCAGCAACAccatcagcagcagcagcagcagcagcagcagcaacaccagcagcagcagcagcagcagcagcagcagcaacatcaacagcagcagcagcctCAGCAGCAGTCTCCTAGCACTCCCAATGCAAATGGTGGTCTCGCATCCGGAGCCGCGGTCACCAACAGCGCTGCTAGCGCAGAGCAGGCACAGCACATGAATAACAGCACAGCAAAGGGCGCCGCTCCGATGGGTATGGCGGGGCCTAGTAATCTGATCAACAGCGGAGCTGGCCTGGTCCAGCGAAGCAGCAGTTTCAAGTCAGTGAGCAGCAACCCGGCCGCTTCTGGCGGCAATGCGGTGGCGACCCCAAAGGCAGAGTCTGTGCACGACATGGACGACCTGGAACATCTCATCTCCCATGAACTCGTGGAGAGCGGGTTGTTCATGGGGGAGCAGCCGGGAGACGGCGGCTTCTCGTGGAACATCTGA